One Stenotrophomonas maltophilia DNA window includes the following coding sequences:
- a CDS encoding phosphoglycerol transferase I has product MLWILLLSLLLLCWLFLASDKWVWWKASAFSLLLLMLSAWWLIDKLSGDGLNAATLYHLGADMEGAGVSDFKGYIAGFIVLALVSLLPLFATRVKRWRRPGHGGALFAGFAAVWVATIMISPLARDGQRLYQQLRPVDFARIAPEYQVPTQPLQRPRNIVWIYGESLERTYLDENVFPGLMPNLNRLATKSLDVRGLASAEGSGWTIAGLVSSMCGVPLTTSQGDENSMDRMGSFLPKAVCLGDYLKQQGYTNHYLGGANGQFAGKGQFLASHGFDEVHDLAWFKQQKKIGRIHYSAWGVHDDVLLDTAYQRFEQLSRAGSPFMLTTLTMDTHHPAGHLPVSCKGERYQSQYGNINMLNALKCSDRLISQLVQRIQASPYGKDTLIVIASDHLAMPNDLTHILTRQKRENLLLFLGDGIAPQQLSADAGTTLDSGATLLSLLDPNLKTMGFGRSLIDAQRAPSASVATQRDGGRDYPQYLAFARSLWLGEPTRELKIDGDDQVVVGLQHVQPPVLLEYDKDWGLKSVYLENTSRQFDDANPDNTLAYVDRCTAFEDGSADGDWCALLVNRDNGIKLYRDNDLRGGIAVDAPLDAFQGPRPSVRQAHMITQKGRRTRAGQYMLQLVASTRPDRGFWIEAVSSQRKVVLAQQWVQPDANGKINVSFGLDHEVDDLEIRAWLNHAEKLAVDTFALVPSRSRPRG; this is encoded by the coding sequence ATGCTCTGGATACTGTTGTTGTCGTTGTTGCTGCTGTGCTGGCTGTTCCTCGCGTCCGACAAGTGGGTGTGGTGGAAGGCCAGCGCATTCTCGCTGCTGCTGCTCATGCTCAGCGCATGGTGGCTGATCGACAAGCTGTCCGGTGATGGACTCAACGCTGCAACCCTGTACCACCTCGGCGCCGACATGGAAGGCGCCGGTGTCTCCGACTTCAAGGGCTACATCGCCGGCTTCATCGTGCTGGCGCTGGTCTCGCTGCTGCCGCTGTTCGCCACGCGGGTGAAGCGCTGGCGCCGGCCCGGCCACGGTGGCGCGTTGTTCGCCGGTTTCGCGGCCGTGTGGGTGGCCACGATCATGATCAGCCCACTGGCCCGCGACGGCCAGCGCCTCTACCAGCAGCTGCGCCCGGTCGACTTCGCCCGCATCGCCCCCGAGTACCAGGTGCCGACGCAGCCGCTGCAGCGCCCGCGCAACATCGTCTGGATCTACGGCGAAAGCCTGGAGCGCACCTACCTGGATGAGAACGTGTTCCCGGGCCTGATGCCCAATCTCAACCGGCTGGCCACAAAGTCGCTGGACGTGCGCGGGCTGGCCTCGGCCGAAGGCAGCGGCTGGACCATCGCCGGCCTGGTGTCGTCGATGTGCGGCGTGCCGTTGACCACCTCGCAGGGCGATGAGAACAGCATGGACCGCATGGGCAGCTTCCTGCCCAAGGCGGTATGCCTGGGCGACTACCTGAAGCAGCAGGGCTACACCAACCACTATCTGGGCGGTGCCAACGGCCAGTTCGCCGGCAAGGGCCAGTTCCTGGCCAGCCACGGTTTCGATGAAGTGCATGACCTGGCCTGGTTCAAGCAGCAGAAGAAGATCGGCCGCATCCACTACTCGGCCTGGGGCGTGCACGACGACGTGCTGCTGGACACCGCCTACCAGCGCTTCGAGCAGCTCTCGCGCGCCGGTTCGCCGTTCATGCTGACCACGTTGACCATGGACACCCACCACCCGGCAGGTCACCTGCCCGTGTCGTGCAAGGGTGAGCGCTACCAGAGCCAGTACGGCAACATCAACATGCTCAACGCGCTCAAGTGCAGCGACCGGCTGATCTCGCAGCTGGTGCAGCGCATCCAGGCCAGCCCGTACGGCAAGGACACGCTGATCGTGATCGCCTCCGACCACCTGGCGATGCCCAACGATCTGACCCACATTCTGACCCGGCAGAAGCGCGAGAACCTGCTGCTGTTCCTGGGCGATGGCATTGCCCCGCAGCAGCTCAGCGCCGACGCCGGCACCACCCTGGATTCGGGTGCGACCCTGCTCAGCCTGCTGGACCCGAACCTGAAGACGATGGGCTTTGGCCGTTCGCTGATCGATGCCCAGCGCGCGCCCAGCGCCAGCGTGGCCACCCAGCGCGACGGCGGCCGCGATTACCCGCAGTACCTCGCCTTCGCCCGTTCGCTGTGGCTGGGCGAACCGACCCGCGAGCTGAAAATCGATGGCGACGACCAGGTGGTGGTCGGCCTGCAGCACGTGCAGCCACCGGTGCTGCTGGAGTACGACAAGGACTGGGGCTTGAAGTCGGTGTACCTGGAAAACACCTCGCGCCAGTTCGATGATGCCAACCCGGACAACACCTTGGCCTACGTCGACCGTTGCACCGCGTTCGAGGACGGCTCGGCCGACGGTGACTGGTGCGCCCTGCTGGTCAACCGCGACAACGGCATCAAGCTGTACCGCGACAACGACCTGCGCGGCGGCATCGCGGTGGATGCACCGCTGGACGCATTCCAGGGCCCGCGCCCGAGCGTGCGCCAGGCACACATGATCACCCAGAAGGGCCGCCGCACCCGCGCCGGTCAGTACATGCTGCAGCTGGTGGCGAGCACGCGCCCGGATCGCGGCTTCTGGATCGAGGCGGTGTCCTCGCAGCGCAAGGTGGTGCTGGCCCAGCAGTGGGTGCAGCCCGATGCCAACGGCAAGATCAACGTGTCGTTCGGTCTGGACCACGAAGTGGATGATCTGGAGATCCGCGCGTGGTTGAACCATGCCGAGAAGCTGGCGGTGGATACGTTCGCACTGGTGCCCTCGCGCAGCCGACCACGAGGATAG
- a CDS encoding DUF3772 domain-containing protein: protein MAGVSSFLRSIRARGPWLALLLCSVFLLSAPVLAQDDEPTPKQQLAGIDAKLKEVDRKRGDAAAIETLAMLSENASQARRDAEALEKELQPQLVRLDEQLAQLGTPAEGTTEPPELAAQRRTINKQRDGLAASLAQAKTSAVRAQQLAADIDQQRTAQRAEDMGKKVASPLSPALWSKVAERLPIDIARVAPLAEQGRDTFVAGVRANGWGTPLLGLVAALVMMFPLRLWLRRLGRRFAESERGPDGRLRRSGLAMWLLLVGTLLPGCAVVVLMAALDAIDAIAPRLQVVADGLETATFRAAFIAALSACLLVPKRPSWRLLNLDDTAALKLRKYAWGAAALAWLSTVLVALDQATRTSDVTTVALDGLVALTYLGLIMAMLVTLARLHRRQTAEAEAKLEAQADGVGAATPVRRSSWLVLARVAGNVTVVAAIVATLMGYLNFAKFVNQQLIGGSIVVLAATLLFKFVDDLSTWMLNADSKVGQTILLSTGLSVSRLEQAGVLLSAALRTIVVLIALLALVAPFGNIGAVVERFSSLFTSGFDIGGTKLEPVRIVLAVLVLLAGLAVTQLVQRWLTDTYLPKTELDLGARNSVSTVARYVGIIIAVIWALSAMGLQLSKLALLVSALSVGIGFGLQVITQNFVSGLILLAERPVKIGDWVKLGDQEGDIRRISLRSTEIQVGDKSTLIVPNSELVTKTVRNMTMGNNQGRIQIQFAVPPSTDVGNLRQALLDAYTAHTNVLKQPAPTVYIDSIAGGQITINSFAYVASPRQVYATRSDLYFSLLQILAERNIPLSTPTDIHITRDPQE, encoded by the coding sequence GTGGCTGGCGTGTCTTCTTTCCTGCGATCGATCCGTGCACGGGGCCCTTGGCTGGCCCTGCTGCTGTGCAGCGTCTTCCTGCTGTCCGCGCCGGTGCTGGCGCAGGATGATGAGCCCACGCCGAAGCAGCAGCTGGCAGGTATCGATGCAAAGCTGAAGGAGGTCGACCGCAAGCGTGGTGATGCGGCCGCCATCGAGACGCTGGCGATGCTGTCCGAGAATGCCTCGCAGGCGCGGCGGGATGCTGAGGCACTGGAAAAGGAGCTGCAGCCACAGCTGGTTCGCCTCGACGAACAACTGGCGCAGCTGGGCACACCTGCCGAAGGCACCACCGAGCCGCCTGAACTGGCGGCACAACGGCGCACCATCAACAAGCAGCGCGACGGCCTGGCCGCGTCCTTAGCGCAGGCCAAGACCAGTGCCGTGCGTGCCCAGCAGCTGGCAGCCGACATCGACCAGCAGCGCACTGCGCAACGCGCCGAAGACATGGGGAAGAAGGTCGCCTCGCCGTTGTCTCCAGCACTGTGGAGCAAGGTGGCCGAACGCCTGCCGATCGATATCGCACGCGTCGCGCCGTTGGCCGAGCAGGGGCGCGATACGTTTGTCGCTGGCGTCCGGGCCAATGGCTGGGGCACGCCGTTGCTGGGCCTGGTGGCCGCGCTGGTGATGATGTTCCCGCTGCGGCTGTGGCTGCGCAGGCTGGGGCGGCGCTTTGCGGAGTCCGAGCGCGGGCCGGACGGTCGCCTGCGCCGTTCCGGCCTGGCCATGTGGCTGCTGCTGGTGGGCACGCTGCTGCCTGGCTGTGCGGTGGTTGTGCTGATGGCAGCGCTTGATGCGATCGATGCCATCGCGCCGCGCCTGCAGGTGGTGGCCGATGGGTTGGAAACCGCGACCTTCCGCGCTGCCTTCATCGCCGCGCTCAGCGCCTGCCTGCTGGTTCCCAAGCGTCCGTCGTGGCGGTTGCTGAATCTGGATGACACCGCCGCACTCAAGCTGCGCAAGTACGCGTGGGGCGCGGCGGCGCTGGCCTGGCTGAGCACGGTGCTGGTCGCCCTCGATCAGGCCACGCGTACCAGCGACGTCACCACGGTGGCGCTGGATGGCCTGGTTGCGCTGACCTACCTCGGCCTGATCATGGCCATGCTGGTGACGCTGGCACGCCTGCATCGGCGGCAGACCGCCGAGGCCGAGGCCAAGCTGGAGGCGCAGGCCGATGGCGTGGGCGCGGCCACACCGGTGCGCCGCAGCAGCTGGCTGGTATTGGCACGCGTGGCTGGCAACGTCACGGTGGTGGCCGCCATCGTCGCGACGTTGATGGGCTACCTGAATTTCGCCAAGTTCGTGAACCAGCAGCTGATCGGCGGCAGCATTGTGGTGCTGGCGGCGACGCTGCTGTTCAAGTTCGTCGATGACCTAAGCACGTGGATGCTCAACGCCGACAGCAAGGTGGGCCAGACCATCCTGCTCAGCACCGGCCTGAGCGTATCGCGGCTGGAACAGGCGGGCGTGCTGCTGTCGGCGGCGTTGCGCACCATCGTCGTACTGATCGCGCTGCTGGCGCTGGTGGCACCGTTCGGCAACATCGGCGCGGTGGTGGAGCGCTTCTCCTCGCTGTTCACCTCTGGATTCGACATTGGCGGAACCAAGCTGGAGCCGGTGCGCATCGTGCTGGCGGTGCTGGTGCTGCTGGCTGGCCTGGCCGTTACCCAGCTGGTACAGCGCTGGCTGACCGACACCTACCTGCCCAAGACCGAGCTGGATCTGGGCGCGCGCAATTCGGTGAGTACCGTTGCCCGCTATGTGGGCATCATCATCGCGGTGATCTGGGCGCTGTCGGCGATGGGCCTGCAGCTGAGCAAGCTGGCATTGCTGGTCAGCGCGCTGTCGGTGGGTATCGGTTTCGGCCTGCAGGTGATCACCCAGAACTTTGTTTCCGGCCTGATCCTGCTGGCCGAGCGGCCGGTGAAGATCGGCGACTGGGTGAAGCTGGGCGACCAGGAGGGCGACATCCGCCGCATCAGCCTGCGATCGACCGAGATCCAGGTGGGCGACAAGTCGACGTTGATCGTGCCCAACTCCGAGCTGGTCACCAAGACCGTGCGCAACATGACGATGGGCAACAACCAGGGCCGCATCCAGATCCAGTTCGCGGTGCCACCCAGCACGGATGTCGGCAATCTGCGGCAGGCGCTGCTGGATGCGTACACCGCGCACACCAACGTGCTGAAGCAGCCGGCGCCGACGGTCTACATCGACAGCATTGCCGGTGGCCAGATCACCATCAACAGCTTCGCGTACGTGGCCAGCCCGCGGCAGGTGTACGCCACCCGCAGCGACCTGTACTTCAGCCTGTTGCAGATCCTGGCCGAGCGGAACATTCCGCTGTCGACCCCGACCGACATCCACATCACCCGCGATCCGCAGGAGTAG
- a CDS encoding lipocalin family protein → MTEHPPLKTVADLKLPRYLGTWYEIARLPMRHEPEGCTDVSAHYTLLDNGNVGVTNRCRMDGEVEEATGEACAVDNDSARLEVSFLPKGLRWLPFAKGDYWVIQVAPDYSVSLVGSPDRKYLWLLAREPRLDATVQDHYLATARLQGFDLSELIQTPHTGRPTA, encoded by the coding sequence ATGACCGAGCACCCGCCGCTGAAGACCGTCGCCGACCTCAAGCTGCCCCGCTACCTGGGCACCTGGTACGAGATCGCACGCCTGCCGATGCGCCATGAACCGGAAGGCTGCACCGACGTGTCGGCGCACTACACCCTGCTCGACAACGGCAACGTCGGCGTCACCAATCGCTGCCGTATGGACGGCGAGGTTGAGGAAGCCACCGGCGAGGCCTGCGCCGTCGACAACGACAGTGCGCGCCTGGAGGTGAGCTTCCTGCCCAAGGGCCTGCGCTGGTTGCCATTCGCCAAGGGCGACTACTGGGTGATCCAGGTCGCTCCGGACTACAGCGTGTCGCTGGTCGGCAGCCCGGACCGCAAGTACCTGTGGCTGCTGGCGCGCGAGCCGCGCCTGGACGCGACCGTGCAGGACCATTATCTGGCGACTGCCCGCCTGCAGGGCTTCGATCTGTCCGAACTGATCCAGACCCCGCATACCGGCCGTCCCACCGCCTGA
- a CDS encoding NAD(P)/FAD-dependent oxidoreductase — MDLKSGYPWWAVRNGLIQAFPPLEKDLRCDVLVVGGGITGALIADELSRHGHDVAVIEQRDIGWGSSAASTALLQYEIDTHLLELAQRYGNDAAALAYHACAEAIPALGEVARGLKEVDFRQMDSLYLASRRRDVPRLMAEGAARRDIGLDARWLDREALRERFDVDAGGALLTRQAARVDPYCLTYGLLKRVRRRGGHVHDRTVLHTLKPGAQGVTAMTEAGATVRARHVVLAMGYANQRWLEQRVARNRSSYAFITDPIDADTLGRLQRTMVWESARPYLYLRATGDRRLLVGGLDDAIDIPARRDRRVQRKADKLMKQLLHWFPRLDPVPAFSWAGTFAETADGLPFFGPHAQWGPRVHFAMAYGGNGITYSMIGAQLLRVRIERRRHALEGLFGFERL, encoded by the coding sequence ATGGACCTGAAGAGCGGTTACCCCTGGTGGGCGGTACGCAATGGATTGATCCAGGCGTTTCCGCCATTGGAAAAGGACCTGCGCTGCGACGTGCTGGTGGTCGGTGGGGGCATCACCGGTGCGCTGATTGCCGACGAGCTGTCCCGGCATGGCCACGACGTGGCAGTGATCGAGCAGCGCGACATCGGCTGGGGCAGCTCGGCCGCGAGCACCGCGCTGCTGCAGTATGAGATCGACACCCATCTGCTGGAACTGGCCCAGCGCTATGGCAACGATGCTGCCGCTCTGGCCTACCATGCCTGCGCCGAGGCGATCCCGGCATTGGGCGAAGTGGCGCGCGGGCTGAAGGAGGTGGACTTCCGGCAGATGGACAGCCTGTACCTGGCCAGCCGGCGGCGCGACGTGCCGCGCCTGATGGCTGAAGGAGCTGCACGCCGTGATATTGGACTGGACGCGCGTTGGCTGGACCGCGAAGCCCTGCGCGAACGCTTCGACGTGGATGCCGGCGGCGCCCTGTTGACCCGCCAGGCGGCGCGGGTCGATCCCTACTGCCTCACCTACGGCCTGCTCAAACGAGTGCGCCGTCGCGGCGGCCATGTGCACGACCGCACCGTGCTGCACACGCTCAAGCCTGGCGCGCAGGGCGTAACCGCGATGACCGAGGCCGGCGCCACGGTCCGTGCCCGCCACGTGGTCCTGGCCATGGGCTACGCCAACCAGCGTTGGCTTGAACAGCGGGTCGCGCGCAACCGCAGCAGCTACGCCTTCATCACCGACCCGATCGATGCGGACACGCTGGGCCGGCTGCAACGCACGATGGTGTGGGAGAGCGCACGCCCGTACCTGTACCTGCGCGCCACCGGCGACCGCCGCCTGCTGGTCGGCGGGCTGGACGACGCCATCGATATCCCGGCCCGCCGCGACCGGCGCGTGCAGCGCAAGGCCGACAAGCTGATGAAACAGCTGCTGCATTGGTTCCCGCGGTTGGACCCGGTGCCGGCCTTCTCCTGGGCCGGGACTTTTGCCGAGACGGCGGACGGCCTGCCGTTCTTCGGCCCCCACGCGCAGTGGGGCCCGCGGGTGCATTTCGCCATGGCCTACGGCGGCAACGGCATCACCTATTCGATGATCGGCGCCCAGCTGCTGCGGGTCCGGATCGAGCGCCGCAGGCATGCTCTGGAAGGGCTGTTCGGGTTCGAGCGGTTGTGA
- a CDS encoding helix-turn-helix transcriptional regulator, giving the protein MSVDQKMSSRKKKDPTRRNVVLLRLIPRYPASISTVQLRDALLQEDPDFDISPRSLQRDLEGMLNGRFNLMCSKDHEDAAIRRKRPYRWSYEPHARAGAPVMSSAEALALCLSENHLRHVLPPDVMALLGPHFSDAHSRINGQISGGHGRWAQRVRSIPNGKSLLPAVVDGTVWNTVAEALLHQRQLQVDYLSRTKGESKRMTLHPKGLVSRGPASYLIASVSGYQDVRHFALHRIAQASLLDIRSDDDGFEMDHYLPGAAFTPRQGSGNIELIADIHPQLAWTLRETPLCEDQHLEALEATDWVRLHAHLPDDQENFWWLYSLGDNIRVLQPSGLREAILDRNQRVISLY; this is encoded by the coding sequence ATGAGCGTCGATCAGAAAATGAGCTCCCGCAAGAAGAAAGACCCAACACGACGCAACGTCGTGCTGCTACGTCTGATTCCCCGTTACCCCGCAAGCATCTCGACGGTGCAGCTGCGTGATGCGCTGCTTCAGGAGGATCCTGACTTCGATATCAGCCCACGCTCATTGCAGCGCGACCTGGAAGGAATGCTCAATGGCCGTTTCAACCTCATGTGTTCGAAGGACCACGAGGACGCAGCCATCAGGCGGAAAAGGCCCTATCGCTGGTCATACGAGCCGCATGCGCGAGCAGGAGCTCCAGTAATGAGCTCGGCTGAAGCACTGGCCCTTTGCCTGTCCGAGAATCACCTGCGGCACGTTCTTCCCCCTGATGTCATGGCCCTGCTCGGGCCGCACTTCTCGGATGCACACTCTCGTATCAATGGCCAGATATCGGGTGGTCACGGACGCTGGGCCCAGCGAGTACGCAGCATACCCAATGGCAAGTCGCTGCTGCCCGCGGTGGTGGATGGAACCGTCTGGAACACGGTAGCCGAGGCACTGCTGCATCAACGCCAGCTACAAGTAGATTATCTCAGTCGCACAAAAGGCGAGAGCAAACGCATGACCCTTCATCCCAAGGGTCTCGTTTCGCGCGGACCAGCAAGCTATCTGATAGCAAGCGTGTCCGGCTACCAGGATGTACGCCACTTTGCACTGCATCGCATCGCTCAGGCGTCGCTTCTGGATATTCGCTCCGATGATGATGGGTTCGAGATGGACCACTATCTGCCTGGTGCAGCTTTCACACCGCGGCAAGGCTCGGGAAACATCGAACTGATTGCCGACATCCATCCTCAGCTTGCTTGGACGCTGCGGGAAACACCACTGTGCGAAGACCAGCATCTTGAAGCGCTGGAGGCTACGGACTGGGTTCGTCTCCACGCGCACCTGCCAGACGACCAGGAGAATTTCTGGTGGCTGTACAGCCTGGGGGACAACATCCGGGTCCTTCAGCCCAGTGGGCTTCGCGAAGCCATTCTTGACCGTAACCAACGCGTCATTTCCCTTTACTGA
- a CDS encoding PepSY domain-containing protein translates to MLKSLTLTTLAALAIAPAVQAAPLGMAQVEQTLRKAGYTQIHEIERDDGLWEADVSRADGRFSEVYVDPKTGEIFDEHSGRTLLTTEQVLARAQAHGLREIHSLERDGATWSLEARNARNQKVEVRLSGYDGRILHSERDGWLD, encoded by the coding sequence ATGTTGAAGTCGCTCACCCTCACCACCCTTGCTGCGCTGGCCATCGCACCGGCCGTACAGGCCGCACCGCTGGGCATGGCCCAGGTCGAACAGACCCTGCGCAAGGCCGGTTACACCCAGATCCACGAGATCGAACGCGATGACGGCCTGTGGGAAGCCGACGTGAGTCGCGCTGATGGCCGCTTCAGCGAGGTCTACGTGGACCCGAAGACCGGCGAGATCTTCGATGAGCACAGCGGCCGCACGCTGCTGACCACCGAGCAGGTACTGGCACGTGCACAGGCGCATGGCCTGCGCGAAATCCATTCGCTGGAACGCGATGGTGCGACCTGGTCGCTGGAAGCCCGCAATGCCCGCAACCAGAAGGTGGAGGTGCGCCTGAGCGGTTATGACGGCCGCATCCTGCACAGCGAGCGCGATGGCTGGCTGGATTGA
- a CDS encoding PepSY domain-containing protein, translating to MLSTLPLLLALASSPTTAAPAQDPAQQVARRAVQQGRYVPLESVVRDALKRYPGQLLEVELDDGVYEVEILRGDGVVVELDYDARSGKLLKTELDD from the coding sequence ATGCTCTCCACCCTGCCCCTGCTGCTGGCCCTGGCCAGCTCCCCCACCACCGCCGCGCCGGCACAGGACCCGGCGCAGCAGGTCGCGCGCCGCGCCGTGCAGCAGGGTCGCTACGTGCCGCTGGAAAGCGTGGTGCGCGATGCCCTCAAGCGCTACCCGGGCCAGCTGCTGGAAGTGGAGCTGGACGACGGCGTCTACGAAGTGGAGATCCTGCGCGGCGACGGCGTGGTGGTGGAGCTGGACTATGATGCGCGCAGCGGAAAGCTGCTGAAGACGGAGCTCGACGACTGA
- a CDS encoding response regulator transcription factor, whose amino-acid sequence MRILLAEDDAALAQRLVPLLEQAGYVLHVVADGRQAEEIGQIEDLQAAIVDLGLPGLDGLSVIERWRGNGRSFPVLVLTARGRWHDKLAGFDAGADDYLTKPFQADELVLRLRALIRRSHGHASPRLHCGPLQLDINAGRFELDGQALSLSPQEFRLLSYFIHHSGQVIGRDRLGEQVFDGGLDPDSNALDVLLGRVRRKLGIDLIQTVRGQGWRLAAP is encoded by the coding sequence ATGCGCATCCTGTTGGCCGAAGACGATGCCGCACTGGCACAGCGCCTGGTGCCCCTGCTGGAACAGGCCGGCTATGTGCTGCACGTGGTCGCCGATGGCCGCCAGGCCGAGGAGATCGGCCAGATCGAGGACCTGCAGGCGGCCATCGTCGACCTGGGCCTGCCCGGGCTGGACGGGTTGAGCGTGATCGAGCGCTGGCGCGGTAATGGCCGCAGCTTTCCGGTGCTGGTGCTGACCGCTCGCGGGCGCTGGCACGACAAGCTGGCCGGCTTCGATGCCGGCGCCGACGATTACCTCACCAAACCGTTCCAGGCCGATGAACTGGTGCTGCGCCTGCGCGCCCTGATCCGCCGCAGCCATGGCCACGCCAGCCCGCGCCTGCACTGCGGCCCGCTGCAGCTGGACATCAACGCCGGCCGCTTCGAGCTGGACGGCCAAGCGCTGTCGCTCAGCCCGCAGGAGTTCCGCCTGCTCAGTTACTTCATCCACCACAGCGGCCAGGTGATCGGCCGCGACCGCCTGGGCGAACAGGTGTTCGATGGCGGGTTGGATCCCGACTCCAACGCGCTGGACGTGCTGCTCGGGCGGGTGCGCCGCAAGCTCGGCATCGATCTGATCCAGACCGTGCGCGGCCAGGGCTGGCGGCTGGCCGCGCCGTGA
- a CDS encoding sensor histidine kinase, whose translation MSRQPSLRRRLLLAGGAGLLLVSVLASALLGELFKRSARDRLDHELQQDMLTLLAQAEVDPEGQLRLRQEPNDARFQRVFSGAYWQIAGADGRVLLQSRSLWDETLPATAMGAATRNLAGPLQQSLRARVQQVRLPRASEPFVAVVATDRSALDADVAAFRKRTAIALGVLVAAWLAVLASQVHFGLRPLHRLGAQLERVRRGDAQRIDTQGLGAEVAPLGEELNALLEHQQRMVARARTSAQDLAHALKTPLSVLATEADSDGTHWRATVREQSARMQASVDRYLAAGLAADHRQRTNVATVAQALCRLMARVHGERGIAFTAADIDPALQFAGASADLEEMLGNLLDNAGRWAQQQVTVEAEISEGQLRIEVRDDGPGLAADALERVTQRGVRLDEREGSSGLGLAIVGDIAASYAGRVALENAQPGLRATLWLPVA comes from the coding sequence GTGAGCCGGCAACCCTCGCTGCGACGTCGCCTGCTGCTGGCGGGCGGTGCCGGCCTGCTACTGGTCTCGGTGTTGGCCAGCGCGCTGCTGGGCGAACTGTTCAAGCGCAGCGCGCGTGACCGCCTCGACCATGAACTGCAGCAGGACATGCTGACCCTGCTGGCGCAGGCAGAAGTGGACCCGGAAGGACAGCTGCGCCTGCGCCAGGAACCCAATGACGCACGCTTCCAGCGCGTGTTCTCCGGTGCCTACTGGCAGATCGCCGGTGCCGATGGCCGTGTGCTGCTGCAATCGCGCTCGCTGTGGGATGAAACCCTGCCTGCCACGGCCATGGGAGCGGCCACCCGCAATCTGGCTGGACCGCTGCAGCAATCCCTGCGTGCACGCGTGCAGCAGGTGCGCCTGCCACGCGCGAGCGAACCGTTCGTGGCGGTGGTCGCCACCGATCGCAGCGCACTGGATGCGGATGTTGCCGCGTTCCGCAAGCGCACCGCCATCGCCCTGGGCGTACTGGTTGCGGCGTGGTTGGCGGTGCTGGCCAGCCAGGTGCACTTCGGATTGCGTCCATTGCATCGCCTCGGCGCGCAGCTGGAACGGGTGCGGCGCGGCGACGCGCAGCGCATTGATACGCAGGGACTGGGCGCGGAAGTCGCACCGCTGGGCGAAGAACTCAACGCGCTGCTGGAGCACCAGCAACGCATGGTCGCGCGTGCGCGTACCAGCGCGCAGGATCTGGCGCATGCGCTGAAAACCCCGCTGAGCGTGCTGGCCACCGAAGCCGACAGCGACGGCACGCACTGGCGTGCCACCGTACGCGAGCAGAGTGCGCGCATGCAGGCCAGTGTCGACCGCTACCTGGCCGCAGGGCTGGCTGCCGACCATCGCCAGCGCACCAACGTGGCGACTGTCGCGCAGGCGCTATGCCGCTTGATGGCACGCGTGCATGGCGAGCGCGGCATTGCGTTTACGGCCGCGGATATCGATCCGGCGTTGCAGTTCGCCGGTGCCAGTGCGGACCTGGAAGAGATGCTGGGCAACCTGCTGGACAACGCCGGGCGCTGGGCGCAACAGCAGGTCACTGTCGAAGCGGAAATCAGCGAAGGGCAGTTGCGCATCGAAGTGCGCGACGACGGCCCCGGATTGGCTGCAGACGCGCTGGAACGGGTCACTCAGCGTGGCGTGCGGCTGGATGAGCGCGAGGGCAGCAGCGGGCTGGGGCTGGCCATCGTGGGCGATATCGCCGCCAGCTATGCCGGGCGCGTGGCGCTGGAGAACGCGCAGCCCGGCCTGCGTGCGACGTTGTGGTTGCCGGTGGCGTAA
- a CDS encoding DUF6122 family protein translates to MSARAIFHLFLHAAVPALLAWLFWRKRFASAWLLMLLGWIIDLDHLLADPIYAPNRCSIGFHPLHTASAIAVYAGLCVPKKTRLVGIGLMIHIVLDAIDCWWMHHR, encoded by the coding sequence ATGAGCGCGCGCGCGATCTTCCACCTGTTCCTGCATGCCGCCGTGCCAGCCCTGCTGGCATGGCTGTTCTGGCGCAAGCGCTTCGCCTCGGCGTGGCTGCTGATGCTGCTGGGCTGGATCATCGATCTGGACCACCTGCTGGCCGATCCGATCTACGCCCCGAACCGCTGCAGCATCGGGTTCCACCCGCTGCACACCGCATCGGCCATCGCGGTCTATGCGGGGCTGTGCGTGCCGAAGAAGACGCGGCTGGTGGGCATCGGGTTGATGATCCACATCGTGCTGGACGCGATTGACTGCTGGTGGATGCATCACCGTTGA